In one window of Blastocatellia bacterium DNA:
- a CDS encoding SAM-dependent methyltransferase has protein sequence MITIDCGDLSDHLYSPENLTGTIKCFSKHKLKTQVFENIGEQDVTSDVNFSALIYYGQEFGLENLVFTRQADFFN, from the coding sequence ATAATTACTATTGATTGTGGTGATTTGTCAGATCATCTTTATAGCCCAGAAAATTTAACAGGAACAATAAAATGTTTTTCTAAACATAAACTTAAGACTCAAGTTTTTGAAAATATTGGAGAACAAGATGTCACTTCTGATGTAAATTTTTCTGCATTAATTTATTATGGACAAGAATTTGGGCTAGAAAACTTGGTTTTTACTAGGCAAGCAGATTTTTTTAATTAA
- a CDS encoding SAM-dependent methyltransferase, whose translation MFLRQITFNTRFAKSAPQCKHYKKKTCSISGPVKWLNYNELQENPQTAIIIASEVLDAFAVHKVQFSKGKL comes from the coding sequence ATTTTCCTCAGGCAAATAACCTTCAATACACGGTTTGCGAAATCAGCCCCACAATGCAAACACTACAAAAAGAAAACTTGCTCCATTTCTGGGCCGGTTAAATGGTTAAATTACAATGAGTTACAAGAAAATCCTCAAACAGCAATTATTATTGCTAGTGAAGTTTTGGACGCTTTTGCAGTTCACAAAGTGCAGTTTTCCAAAGGTAAGCTATGA